The following are encoded in a window of Chitinophagaceae bacterium genomic DNA:
- a CDS encoding long-chain fatty acid--CoA ligase, with protein MNENSRIFDFVDYQLNRFPKKDMFCGKENGQWVPTSTAEVKQLINQLSAGLMKLGISGHDMRIENQDKIALISKNCPEWLILDMACQQIGAAICPIYPTTNINELEFIFNDAAVKYAFISGQEIADKVSNIRDRVPSLINVYSFDELPGVNRWKKLLEDITDADLAKVEEIKKGIRAEHCATIIYTSGTTGTPKGVMLSHRNIVSNVINSVKSFPFEENTNARALSFLPLNHIFERMISFIYIISGISIYYAENLDTIAENLKEVKPTLFATVPRLLEKTYEKIMAKGAELTGIKKKLFYWSVGLANEYDNIRPKGIGYNMQLALANKLIFSKWREALGGNIELIVTGGAACQVRLIRIFTAARIPIYEGYGPTENSPVISVNRKARGGTKFGTVGPVIEGQEVKLEADGEICVKGPSVMMGYYKRPDLTAETIIDGWLHTGDIGIFEDGIYLKITDRKKELFKTSGGKYVAPQPIENKMKESPFVEQMMVVGAEQKFVGALIVPSIPNLKEWMQHKGIAFTTAEDAVHNPKVLDLYKELVDSFNKFFNHVEQIKKFELLPNEWTIESGELTPTLKLKRKVIMEKYKPAIDRLYN; from the coding sequence ATGAATGAAAATTCAAGAATATTTGATTTTGTAGACTACCAACTGAACCGGTTCCCTAAAAAGGATATGTTTTGCGGAAAGGAGAACGGGCAATGGGTACCAACCAGCACCGCCGAAGTAAAACAGCTCATCAACCAGCTGAGTGCCGGGCTGATGAAACTGGGCATAAGCGGCCATGACATGCGGATAGAGAACCAGGATAAGATCGCACTCATCTCAAAGAACTGCCCCGAATGGCTGATACTGGACATGGCCTGCCAGCAGATCGGCGCAGCCATCTGCCCCATCTATCCCACCACCAACATCAATGAACTGGAATTCATTTTCAACGATGCTGCTGTAAAATATGCTTTCATAAGCGGGCAGGAAATAGCAGACAAGGTGAGCAACATACGTGACCGGGTGCCAAGCCTTATCAATGTTTACAGCTTTGATGAACTGCCGGGAGTGAACCGCTGGAAAAAACTCCTGGAAGATATTACGGATGCAGACCTTGCAAAAGTGGAGGAAATAAAGAAAGGTATCCGGGCCGAACATTGCGCCACCATCATTTATACATCCGGCACAACCGGTACACCCAAGGGAGTAATGCTCAGTCACCGCAACATCGTAAGCAATGTGATCAATTCGGTAAAAAGTTTCCCGTTTGAAGAGAACACCAATGCACGTGCGCTGAGTTTTTTACCCCTGAACCACATTTTTGAGCGGATGATCTCATTCATATACATCATCAGCGGCATCTCCATTTATTATGCGGAAAACCTGGATACCATTGCCGAAAATCTGAAAGAAGTAAAACCAACTTTATTTGCCACGGTGCCCCGGTTGCTGGAGAAAACCTATGAAAAAATAATGGCAAAGGGCGCTGAGCTTACGGGTATAAAGAAAAAATTATTCTACTGGTCGGTGGGCCTTGCCAACGAGTATGATAACATCCGGCCAAAAGGTATCGGGTACAACATGCAGCTGGCCCTTGCCAATAAACTGATCTTCAGCAAATGGCGGGAAGCGCTGGGCGGGAACATTGAGCTTATTGTAACCGGCGGGGCAGCCTGCCAGGTAAGGCTGATACGCATTTTTACCGCTGCCCGGATCCCCATTTATGAAGGCTATGGGCCCACGGAGAACAGCCCGGTGATCAGTGTGAACCGGAAGGCCCGGGGAGGAACAAAATTCGGGACCGTTGGCCCGGTGATAGAAGGGCAGGAAGTAAAACTGGAAGCCGACGGCGAAATATGTGTTAAAGGCCCCAGCGTGATGATGGGCTATTACAAACGGCCCGACCTGACTGCCGAAACCATCATTGATGGCTGGCTGCATACCGGTGATATCGGCATCTTTGAGGACGGGATCTATTTAAAGATCACCGACCGGAAGAAAGAACTCTTTAAAACCAGCGGCGGGAAATATGTGGCGCCGCAGCCCATCGAAAATAAAATGAAAGAATCGCCCTTTGTTGAACAGATGATGGTGGTGGGTGCCGAACAGAAATTTGTAGGCGCCCTGATCGTTCCTTCCATACCCAATTTAAAAGAATGGATGCAGCATAAGGGAATAGCCTTTACCACGGCGGAAGATGCGGTTCATAACCCAAAAGTGCTGGACCTGTATAAGGAACTGGTTGATTCGTTCAATAAGTTCTTCAACCACGTGGAGCAGATCAAGAAATTTGAGTTGCTGCCCAATGAATGGACCATCGAAAGCGGTGAACTTACTCCCACCCTGAAACTGAAGCGCAAAGTGATCATGGAAAAATACAAACCGGCCATTGACCGGTTATACAACTAA
- a CDS encoding response regulator transcription factor, which translates to MPNTNGQSILIVDDSVLIVQRIRGILKDVKNIGQVFAAGSYNDAVKILTEESPGIVLLDIQLPGRNGLELLRFITRDHPGIKVVMISNHTSEYYQRLCRKTGAAGFIDKSKDFDLIPGILESI; encoded by the coding sequence ATGCCTAATACTAATGGACAATCTATATTAATTGTAGATGACTCAGTATTGATCGTGCAACGGATCAGGGGCATATTGAAAGACGTAAAAAACATTGGGCAGGTATTTGCCGCAGGCAGTTACAATGATGCAGTGAAGATCTTAACAGAAGAAAGTCCCGGTATCGTATTGCTCGATATCCAGTTGCCTGGCAGGAACGGGCTGGAGTTATTGAGGTTCATTACCAGGGATCATCCCGGTATAAAAGTGGTGATGATCAGTAACCACACCAGTGAGTATTACCAGCGGTTGTGCAGGAAGACGGGAGCGGCTGGGTTTATCGATAAGTCGAAAGACTTTGATCTTATACCCGGGATATTGGAAAGTATATAA
- a CDS encoding Crp/Fnr family transcriptional regulator, translating to MMQDKLSFSAIFEPELVKEMYQFGEIKQFSEGDLIMDYGKYIRMMPIILKGTIKVFRMDETGKEILLYYLSSNESCSMAYSCCMEAKKSEVKAIAEDDVELIAIPHIKLEEWLCKYPSWKSYIMRSFNERFLELLRSIESIAFHKLDERLIAYLKEKQRLTGSSVVKASHYQIADDLATSRVVVSRLLKQLENDKKIILYRNEIKLLPSLG from the coding sequence ATGATGCAGGACAAGCTCAGTTTTAGCGCAATCTTTGAACCCGAACTGGTAAAGGAAATGTACCAGTTCGGAGAAATAAAGCAATTCAGTGAAGGGGATCTCATCATGGACTATGGCAAATACATCCGCATGATGCCGATCATCCTCAAGGGAACCATCAAAGTGTTCCGCATGGATGAAACAGGAAAAGAGATATTGCTGTATTACCTGTCGAGCAACGAAAGCTGTTCCATGGCATACAGTTGCTGCATGGAAGCCAAGAAGAGCGAGGTAAAGGCCATTGCGGAAGACGATGTGGAACTGATCGCTATTCCCCACATCAAACTGGAAGAATGGCTTTGCAAATATCCCAGCTGGAAGAGTTATATCATGCGCAGTTTTAATGAACGTTTCCTGGAATTGCTGCGTTCCATCGAGAGCATTGCTTTTCATAAACTGGATGAACGACTCATCGCTTACCTGAAAGAAAAGCAACGGCTTACCGGCTCCAGTGTGGTAAAAGCATCACATTACCAGATCGCCGATGACCTCGCTACCTCAAGGGTAGTGGTATCCCGGCTGCTTAAGCAACTGGAGAACGATAAGAAGATCATTCTTTACCGCAATGAGATAAAACTGCTCCCCTCGCTGGGTTGA
- a CDS encoding 2TM domain-containing protein, giving the protein MEEQRDEKLWQIAKRRADFQDSLIGFIVITVICWAVWFFTSGRHGFTDVTPWPLWVMLGLGIGLVFKFIKAYKTDKDTLAEREYEKLKNGNK; this is encoded by the coding sequence ATGGAAGAGCAACGCGATGAAAAATTATGGCAGATCGCCAAACGCCGGGCCGATTTCCAGGACAGCCTTATCGGGTTTATCGTGATCACCGTTATTTGCTGGGCCGTTTGGTTCTTTACCAGCGGGCGCCATGGATTCACGGATGTAACCCCCTGGCCCCTCTGGGTGATGCTGGGCCTGGGCATTGGCCTGGTATTCAAATTCATCAAAGCCTATAAAACAGATAAAGATACCCTGGCGGAAAGGGAATATGAAAAGCTGAAGAACGGGAACAAATAA
- a CDS encoding response regulator transcription factor, whose product MLRILIADDHTVVRKGLKQILLEEFTNAVIDEVPDAEELIKKVMAEKWDVVVSDLSMPGRSGLDALQQIKISFPELPVLILSIHPEEQYALRALKSGAAGYLSKDTAPDELVKAVKKVLLGKKYISQSIAEKLADSFSSPAIKHPHETLSDREFDVMKLLANGKSVSDIAEMLSLSVTTVSTYRARVMAKMNLKSNSDLTKYAIEHKLI is encoded by the coding sequence ATGTTGCGGATCTTAATAGCAGATGATCATACCGTTGTACGCAAAGGCCTGAAGCAGATCCTGCTGGAGGAATTTACCAATGCCGTCATTGATGAAGTACCCGATGCGGAAGAACTGATAAAAAAGGTGATGGCAGAAAAATGGGATGTGGTGGTAAGCGACCTTTCCATGCCGGGCCGCAGCGGGCTGGATGCCCTGCAGCAGATCAAGATCAGCTTTCCCGAACTGCCCGTGCTTATCCTGAGCATTCACCCCGAGGAACAATATGCCCTGCGTGCCCTGAAATCAGGTGCAGCCGGTTACCTCAGTAAAGACACGGCCCCGGACGAACTGGTGAAAGCAGTTAAAAAAGTATTGCTTGGCAAAAAATATATTTCACAATCCATTGCCGAAAAACTGGCCGACTCCTTTTCTTCCCCTGCAATAAAACACCCGCATGAAACCCTCAGCGACCGGGAGTTTGATGTGATGAAACTCCTGGCCAATGGAAAATCCGTATCCGATATTGCCGAAATGCTTTCTTTAAGCGTTACCACCGTAAGTACCTACCGGGCAAGGGTTATGGCAAAAATGAACCTGAAATCCAATTCAGACCTTACCAAATACGCCATTGAACATAAACTGATCTAG
- a CDS encoding tetratricopeptide repeat protein codes for MKKLFLSVAVVLVHLSLTAQDAAELHKTARAYMQQGDHSNAIIVLNRAVALQPGNMEISKDLALNYYFSKDYKKALDVLNPLLDKDNADDQFFQIAGDSYLALEQVKEAEKLYRRGIKKLSGSGVLYNELGKILWSQGDLSAIKQWEKGIESDPGFAGNYYNAAKYYYFSTDKVWSLLYGEVFLNMDPLNAYAPEMKNILLEGYKKLFTDANLEKHNPEKNSFVAAFLNTMNKQSSVASAGINAETLTMIRTRFILDWYASHANKFPHRLFDLQRQLLQDGLFDAYNQWLFAAAQNLPAYQNWINAHTKEYSELSRFQKNRVFRMGAGQYYH; via the coding sequence ATGAAAAAACTTTTTCTGTCCGTTGCTGTTGTCCTGGTCCACCTGTCATTGACAGCACAGGATGCAGCCGAACTGCATAAGACCGCCAGGGCTTATATGCAGCAGGGAGATCACTCCAATGCCATCATCGTGCTGAACAGGGCCGTGGCCCTGCAGCCGGGGAACATGGAGATCTCCAAGGACCTTGCACTCAATTATTATTTTTCCAAAGACTATAAAAAAGCGCTGGATGTGCTGAATCCCTTACTGGATAAGGATAATGCAGATGACCAGTTTTTCCAGATCGCAGGCGATTCATACCTGGCGCTCGAGCAGGTAAAAGAAGCTGAAAAACTTTACCGGAGGGGAATTAAAAAACTGTCCGGCAGCGGCGTCCTGTATAATGAACTGGGAAAGATACTCTGGTCGCAGGGAGATCTTTCAGCAATAAAACAATGGGAAAAAGGCATCGAATCCGATCCGGGGTTTGCGGGCAATTATTACAATGCAGCCAAGTATTATTACTTCAGCACCGACAAGGTATGGAGCCTGCTTTATGGGGAAGTGTTCCTGAATATGGACCCCCTGAATGCATACGCCCCCGAAATGAAAAATATCCTGCTGGAGGGTTATAAAAAATTATTTACCGATGCCAACCTGGAAAAACACAACCCGGAAAAGAACAGTTTTGTGGCTGCCTTTCTAAATACCATGAACAAACAAAGTTCCGTTGCATCTGCCGGCATCAATGCCGAAACACTTACGATGATACGGACCCGGTTCATTTTAGACTGGTATGCCTCACATGCCAATAAATTCCCGCACAGGCTTTTCGACCTGCAACGCCAGTTGCTGCAGGATGGATTATTTGATGCCTACAACCAGTGGTTATTTGCTGCTGCTCAAAACCTGCCCGCTTATCAAAACTGGATAAACGCCCATACAAAGGAATACAGCGAACTGAGCCGTTTCCAGAAAAACAGGGTGTTCAGGATGGGGGCCGGCCAATATTATCATTGA
- a CDS encoding PAS domain S-box protein, whose amino-acid sequence MTDKKTNSRQVESGLPGYPGKTDLGLNKPVRLGILAFVILAILFSILIYQRYTILKEAKNDEAYEILNASRDKLQQTLAYSLSATKTLSFFIDSDGSVKNFDSVAVQLFKAGIDIDALQLVPGGVIRYVYPLKGNENVIGYDILKDPSRNKEALKAIEKKELYFAGPFELRQGGMGVVGRLPVFRNNDFWGFSAVVIKMPTLLKAAGIDTSGSNGYYFQLSKLNPDTKKEEFFLPYRKEFKSSSSVSVNVRNAEWKLSLAPSRPYKAYGDIVLLAVLGVLVSLLGGAFVYTVAIRPQKLDELVKVRTRQLKESDERFLKAFHSNVVGFAVYDKDFRILDINRPYAAILGTTPGELIGKTSDEAGLISRINVEKREAVSQEIERILDAEGQLRNYETEILSREGEPFTVLLSIERLDLVNSTNWLTSVIDITAMKKAELLVKVSEEKYRTLIEQASDGIVITDLDGNILEVNKSLCAMSGYSEAEVLGQHIIKFLPAEDTDLNPLRFKELMQGKALLYERRLLKKDGTALDIEVNSKMATTHTLIGFIRDISERKKSEDTLRYQARLLESVTDAVTSLDINRHIVSWNKACEELYGFTPEEALGKRIPELVTFEYPGTSNEEVFRQVYTNGRWRGEFDFIQPKTKRKTHLLSSINALKDKEGAVAGFIITSKDITDRKNAEEEIQKSNERFEIIAQATNDAVWDHDFTKNETWGNKKLYSLYGFDSVNAKIDFQMFIQRIHPDERDGIVKRLQDAIGRSEHSIAEEFHFKTATGEYRTFYDRAYIKYGADGRPQRILGAMQDVTDREHSEKQILKEKELSDTIINSLPGVFYLFNKEGKFLRWNKNFETVTGYTANEFARMHPMTFFKEEDQELMRSKVRNVFAAGEDSVEVNLLLKNKEIIPYYFTGLAIEYQGEPCMMGVGFDISEKEDAAKAIRESEERYRVLVENAPEALVVFDVENGNFVSVSESAAKLFGIPKEELLKIGPVQVSPAYQPDGRPSPEAALAYITKAVQGEKPVFEWTHCDAKGNTIPCEVWLVRLPSKDKVLIRGSIIDITERKKAEAEILRSRKLFQNLVENISGVYWVNDLETYQTLYISPSYETIWGLKCEDLYKNPADFINSVHPGDKAVLEEAHKNIGNTRKINISYRIVRPDGEIRWISAKTNVVQDAGGGKIEYGYAEDITERKKSMEELHLSEQKYRLLFYNNPLPMWMVTIPDLRIIDVNEAAIKQYGYSREEFLQLSTKQLRPEEDVSDFLKEVAKMKPDVINVRAWRHKKKDGTVIHVETYSHQIMYEGRMVWLGLSHDVTEQHKAKVLLQKSYEEIRQLASNLQSIREDERTNIAREIHDELGQQLTGLKMDMHWLNRKIQSTDGEINKKMKDSIELVNSTIATVRKIATDLRPSILDDLGLLAALEWQSEEFEKRSGTKVVFTNEAGDISVVPHAATALFRIYQEVLTNIARHAGASQVNATLESDDKSLYFSIRDNGVGFDVNSIKGKKTLGLLGIKERSLLIGGTYEIKSKPGQGSEIVISIPLEHVKTSV is encoded by the coding sequence ATGACAGACAAAAAAACAAACAGCAGGCAGGTGGAAAGCGGGTTACCTGGTTATCCTGGTAAAACTGATTTGGGATTGAATAAACCCGTCAGGCTGGGTATCCTGGCATTTGTCATCCTGGCCATCCTATTCAGTATTCTTATTTACCAGCGTTATACGATCCTGAAGGAAGCAAAGAATGATGAAGCGTATGAGATATTGAATGCCAGCCGCGACAAACTCCAGCAAACACTGGCATACAGTTTATCGGCCACCAAAACGCTTTCTTTTTTCATTGACAGTGACGGATCGGTTAAAAACTTTGATTCGGTGGCAGTCCAGTTGTTCAAGGCAGGTATTGATATCGATGCGTTGCAGCTGGTGCCCGGCGGGGTGATACGGTATGTATATCCATTAAAGGGTAATGAAAATGTGATCGGGTATGATATTTTAAAGGACCCGTCAAGAAATAAAGAAGCATTGAAGGCCATCGAAAAAAAGGAACTGTATTTTGCCGGGCCTTTTGAACTCAGGCAGGGTGGTATGGGTGTGGTAGGCAGGCTGCCGGTTTTCCGGAACAATGATTTCTGGGGTTTTTCGGCCGTTGTAATAAAAATGCCCACCCTGCTTAAGGCGGCAGGTATCGATACATCCGGAAGCAACGGTTATTACTTTCAACTTTCCAAACTGAATCCCGATACAAAGAAGGAAGAGTTCTTTTTACCATACCGCAAGGAATTTAAAAGCAGCTCTTCGGTATCAGTAAATGTGCGTAATGCTGAATGGAAATTATCGCTGGCACCATCCCGGCCGTACAAGGCCTATGGGGATATTGTTCTGCTTGCGGTGCTGGGAGTGCTTGTATCCCTGCTTGGCGGTGCATTTGTTTATACCGTTGCGATACGACCCCAAAAACTCGATGAGCTTGTTAAAGTGCGTACCCGGCAACTGAAAGAAAGTGACGAAAGGTTTTTAAAGGCCTTTCATTCCAACGTGGTTGGTTTTGCCGTTTACGACAAGGATTTCAGGATACTGGACATCAACAGGCCTTATGCAGCTATTTTGGGAACAACACCCGGTGAACTGATCGGTAAAACCTCCGATGAAGCAGGCCTGATAAGCAGGATCAACGTGGAAAAAAGGGAAGCGGTAAGCCAGGAGATAGAAAGGATACTGGATGCAGAAGGCCAGCTCCGGAATTATGAAACAGAGATCCTGTCCAGGGAAGGAGAACCTTTTACCGTGCTGCTCTCAATTGAACGCCTGGACCTGGTAAACAGCACAAACTGGCTTACCAGCGTGATCGATATCACGGCGATGAAAAAAGCAGAGTTGCTGGTTAAGGTAAGTGAGGAAAAATACCGGACCCTTATTGAACAGGCATCGGATGGGATAGTGATCACCGACCTCGACGGTAATATCCTGGAAGTGAATAAGAGCCTCTGCGCTATGAGCGGGTACAGTGAAGCCGAAGTGCTTGGGCAACATATCATCAAATTTTTACCGGCAGAGGATACAGATTTAAACCCCCTCCGGTTCAAAGAACTGATGCAGGGCAAGGCCTTGTTGTATGAACGGAGGTTGTTGAAAAAGGATGGCACGGCGCTGGATATTGAAGTGAATTCGAAAATGGCCACCACGCATACACTGATCGGCTTTATACGGGACATTTCAGAACGCAAAAAAAGTGAAGATACATTGCGGTACCAGGCCCGCCTGCTGGAAAGCGTGACCGATGCCGTCACTTCGCTCGATATTAACCGCCACATCGTAAGCTGGAACAAGGCCTGTGAAGAACTGTATGGATTTACACCGGAAGAAGCATTGGGAAAAAGGATACCCGAACTGGTAACATTTGAATACCCGGGAACCAGCAATGAGGAGGTTTTCAGGCAGGTGTACACGAACGGGCGCTGGAGGGGGGAATTTGATTTCATTCAGCCCAAAACAAAACGTAAAACCCACTTATTGAGCAGTATCAATGCCTTAAAGGATAAGGAGGGGGCTGTTGCCGGCTTTATCATAACCAGCAAGGATATCACGGACAGGAAAAATGCAGAAGAGGAGATACAAAAATCCAATGAGCGGTTTGAGATCATTGCACAGGCCACCAACGATGCCGTATGGGACCATGATTTTACAAAGAATGAAACGTGGGGGAATAAAAAATTATACAGTTTATATGGGTTTGATTCTGTAAATGCGAAGATCGATTTTCAAATGTTCATCCAGCGGATCCACCCGGACGAAAGGGATGGGATTGTAAAAAGGCTCCAGGATGCCATCGGAAGATCTGAGCACTCCATAGCGGAGGAGTTCCATTTTAAAACAGCAACCGGTGAATACCGGACATTTTATGACCGGGCCTATATCAAATATGGTGCAGATGGCAGGCCCCAGCGGATATTGGGAGCCATGCAGGACGTTACCGACAGGGAACATAGTGAAAAGCAGATCTTGAAGGAAAAGGAACTTTCCGATACCATCATCAACAGCCTGCCCGGTGTATTTTACCTGTTCAATAAAGAAGGGAAATTTTTGCGGTGGAATAAGAATTTTGAGACCGTGACCGGTTATACTGCCAATGAATTCGCCCGCATGCATCCCATGACCTTTTTTAAAGAAGAAGACCAGGAGTTGATGCGGTCAAAAGTGAGGAATGTATTTGCAGCAGGAGAAGACAGTGTGGAAGTAAACCTGTTGCTGAAAAACAAAGAGATCATTCCTTATTACTTCACGGGCCTGGCAATAGAATACCAAGGAGAACCATGCATGATGGGTGTTGGATTTGATATTTCGGAAAAGGAAGATGCCGCAAAAGCCATACGGGAAAGTGAAGAACGTTACCGGGTGCTGGTTGAGAACGCCCCGGAGGCACTGGTTGTGTTTGACGTGGAAAATGGAAATTTTGTGAGTGTAAGTGAAAGCGCCGCAAAGCTCTTTGGGATCCCGAAGGAAGAACTCCTGAAGATCGGCCCGGTACAGGTAAGTCCTGCATACCAGCCCGACGGGCGGCCATCTCCGGAAGCGGCACTTGCATATATCACAAAGGCCGTCCAGGGAGAAAAACCTGTTTTTGAATGGACGCATTGCGATGCCAAGGGGAACACAATACCCTGCGAAGTATGGCTGGTGCGGTTACCCTCCAAAGATAAGGTGCTCATCCGGGGAAGCATCATTGATATCACCGAACGTAAGAAAGCAGAAGCGGAGATATTGAGATCAAGAAAACTCTTTCAAAACCTGGTAGAGAATATTTCGGGAGTGTACTGGGTGAATGACCTGGAAACATACCAGACGCTTTATATAAGCCCGTCGTATGAAACCATCTGGGGATTGAAATGCGAAGACCTTTATAAAAACCCAGCCGATTTCATCAACTCGGTACACCCTGGTGATAAGGCGGTTCTGGAGGAAGCGCATAAAAATATAGGCAATACACGCAAAATAAATATTTCATACCGTATTGTAAGGCCCGATGGTGAGATACGGTGGATCTCGGCCAAGACGAATGTGGTTCAGGATGCCGGGGGCGGTAAAATAGAGTACGGGTATGCAGAAGACATAACCGAAAGGAAGAAATCAATGGAGGAACTGCATCTTTCTGAACAGAAATACCGGCTGTTGTTTTACAATAATCCATTGCCGATGTGGATGGTGACCATACCCGATCTGAGGATCATTGATGTAAATGAAGCAGCCATCAAACAGTATGGATACTCCAGGGAGGAGTTCCTGCAACTGAGTACAAAGCAGTTACGTCCCGAAGAAGATGTGAGCGACTTTTTAAAGGAAGTGGCTAAGATGAAACCGGATGTCATTAACGTGCGGGCCTGGCGCCACAAAAAGAAGGACGGTACCGTCATCCATGTGGAAACATACAGCCACCAGATCATGTACGAGGGCCGGATGGTGTGGCTGGGGTTATCGCATGACGTGACCGAGCAGCACAAGGCAAAGGTACTCCTGCAAAAATCCTATGAAGAGATCCGCCAGCTGGCATCCAACCTGCAAAGCATCCGGGAAGATGAACGGACGAATATTGCCAGGGAGATACACGACGAACTGGGGCAGCAGCTTACCGGGCTTAAAATGGACATGCACTGGCTGAACCGAAAAATACAAAGTACCGACGGGGAGATCAATAAGAAGATGAAGGACAGCATTGAACTGGTTAATTCCACCATTGCCACCGTCCGTAAAATTGCTACCGACCTGCGGCCAAGTATCCTGGATGACCTTGGCCTGCTGGCTGCCCTGGAATGGCAGAGCGAGGAATTTGAAAAGCGTTCGGGAACTAAAGTGGTATTTACCAATGAGGCGGGTGATATTTCGGTAGTGCCGCATGCCGCAACGGCCCTGTTCCGCATATACCAGGAAGTGCTGACCAATATTGCCCGCCATGCAGGGGCTTCACAGGTAAACGCCACCCTGGAAAGCGATGATAAAAGTTTGTACTTTAGCATACGTGATAATGGGGTGGGGTTTGATGTAAACTCGATAAAGGGCAAAAAAACACTGGGTTTACTGGGAATAAAAGAACGCAGTTTGCTGATTGGCGGAACCTATGAGATAAAAAGTAAACCCGGCCAGGGATCAGAAATTGTGATATCGATCCCCCTTGAACATGTAAAAACCTCTGTTTAA